The following are encoded together in the uncultured Sphaerochaeta sp. genome:
- a CDS encoding helix-turn-helix domain-containing protein, which translates to MSSFTLHETMFFKENSLPVKVLLRDPEIPFSLHGHDFYEIVVVVSGKGIHLLKQDRRQLQEGMVFCIRPGTIHGYADIENLVLYNLLIGKKAFSVLYPEVKDVAGFPETFMQKEGDVPLVRLNSHQHAEIVSLISAIKEESEQQDYSKGSTSMTYSKLLQFLILVSRFHSAHRGSAFQNDQRLEKVIIYMEQNIDRSIPLNELVDVSNMSASTLNRQFKLSTGWSPVDFHIHRRIAYASNLLLTTDLSIERISEKTGFSDANYFARQFRSHMQMSPRQYKQLWTTPKED; encoded by the coding sequence ATGTCTAGTTTTACATTGCATGAAACCATGTTCTTCAAGGAAAACAGCCTTCCTGTTAAGGTTTTACTCCGTGATCCCGAGATTCCTTTCTCATTGCATGGGCATGATTTCTATGAGATCGTTGTGGTAGTATCAGGAAAAGGCATCCACCTCTTGAAACAAGACAGACGACAGTTGCAGGAAGGCATGGTGTTCTGTATTCGCCCGGGAACCATTCACGGATATGCAGATATCGAGAATCTGGTTCTCTACAATCTACTTATTGGAAAGAAGGCCTTTTCAGTGCTCTACCCCGAGGTCAAGGACGTGGCGGGGTTTCCAGAGACATTCATGCAAAAAGAAGGGGACGTCCCACTGGTTCGGCTCAACTCACACCAACATGCTGAGATTGTTTCCCTAATAAGCGCGATAAAGGAAGAGTCAGAGCAACAGGACTACAGCAAAGGATCGACATCAATGACCTACTCCAAATTGCTCCAATTTCTCATCCTGGTAAGCAGATTCCACAGTGCTCACCGAGGTTCTGCTTTCCAGAATGATCAGCGCCTCGAGAAAGTCATCATCTATATGGAGCAGAATATCGACCGTAGTATTCCCTTGAACGAACTGGTTGATGTATCGAACATGAGTGCAAGCACCCTCAACCGACAGTTCAAGCTATCAACGGGTTGGTCTCCAGTCGATTTCCACATCCATAGGCGAATTGCCTACGCTTCCAATCTACTTCTGACTACAGACCTGAGCATCGAGAGGATCAGTGAAAAAACCGGATTCTCAGATGCAAATTACTTCGCACGCCAGTTCAGAAGTCATATGCAGATGAGTCCACGGCAATATAAACAGCTGTGGACCACCCCTAAAGAAGATTAA
- a CDS encoding UvrD-helicase domain-containing protein has translation MIRFEEFLKHTNARLDDNQRKAVNVMNNCVVSAGAGSGKTTVLSYRFLRLVLERKARCDEILTLTFTRKAAREMHQRIHKHLLTCIEDEDIAQQLETFSEAAIATLDSFCATIVRSNSVAYGVPQDFVIDDEKNLGTIGRVATELLDAYPQSLGARLLSELYAPDTLLDNVLVPLASTYYCLPNVVEEDGAKRILAAVETEYEHLLVRYREMLTLYASFTDKGNTVQGYKSDAQLMLSKMDACVSRENLRTLLCSDFAHRRAPGNGKADDIQTIKDTVALYRELRSKLCMALGIMLAQDQLHAVMDFMQEFVSRYQREKRSSGILTFADVSTLAVTMLAEDKTLRSFYKKKFRYIMIDEFQDNNAQQKAMLYLLAERLDREGDGIPLPEELQKDKLFFVGDEKQSIYRFRGSDVRVFKQLSGELASIGGETISLGRNYRSEPDLIRLFNTMFSTIMQNEGESYEADFSTLGFRDASPGVQSSCTLLIKPYQESGADDEEEEASSVEAEAYTIAKLVRQMLESDEYLIPSKEGPRRPKASEIALLLRTTSNQLSFEKAFRRFDVPYTVQAARSLMLEAPANDLYAMLQLTLYPEDKQAYATVLRSPFCNLSDWAITYVVQEPLFSLLPILSEDDAERLASCGAFYQRLYEAVGSESLSTLALMLWYESGYYLSLVSHPQYQVYVEHFAFFHRLAQIQEEQGKSVSQFVDFLRRNLVQNEKIDQLEVIKEQESGLQIMSIHKSKGLEFPIVIVGNTASKGKGGGDYLSTFLDIPLPHYLSSSYHVSATKRETVRHAGTLFSSSEEQDMEIAELKRLLYVAMTRAETHLILSGAFSKNNRGLNPSKKADTLLQMLVGSLSLDIDHPVYNEGILKVRPIESIPEHFLYSGEREDSSAVLERLQTAESWYDQATPAYKGQPIRVATTKLHPLVHGGEGVQLPRCPSDEILDGYTEEQVTGFGTFVHTLCEQMVLGNEVKDLTSLMPVSLAKVMKAQELTVLQQDALDLCRGFMGSEWYEREVKPYPVECEVGFFSAVEQEGRTIVAEGSIDLLVRQNDTYLIIDFKTDRWRDEDVHRFQIATYMQATKRIHQRPVRGCVVYLRDPDKVLVWEGENP, from the coding sequence ATGATCCGTTTCGAAGAGTTTCTGAAGCATACAAACGCGAGGCTGGATGATAACCAGAGGAAGGCCGTGAATGTCATGAACAACTGTGTTGTCTCTGCCGGCGCCGGCTCAGGCAAGACCACAGTTCTCAGTTACCGATTTCTTCGCCTGGTTCTTGAAAGAAAAGCCCGTTGCGATGAAATCCTGACCCTGACGTTTACCCGCAAGGCTGCAAGGGAGATGCATCAGCGTATTCATAAGCATCTCCTTACCTGTATTGAGGATGAAGACATTGCCCAACAACTTGAGACCTTCAGTGAAGCAGCCATCGCCACATTGGACAGCTTCTGCGCAACGATAGTCAGAAGCAATTCCGTGGCCTATGGAGTGCCCCAGGATTTTGTCATTGATGATGAGAAAAACTTGGGAACCATCGGTCGTGTAGCTACTGAACTGCTGGATGCATATCCACAGAGCCTAGGGGCGAGGTTGCTCAGTGAGCTCTATGCCCCTGATACCCTGCTAGACAATGTACTTGTCCCATTGGCAAGTACCTACTATTGCCTCCCCAATGTTGTTGAGGAAGATGGAGCTAAGCGAATTCTTGCTGCAGTGGAAACGGAGTATGAACATTTGCTTGTCCGGTACCGTGAGATGTTGACTCTCTACGCTTCCTTTACCGACAAGGGAAATACTGTGCAAGGCTACAAGAGCGATGCGCAGTTAATGCTCTCCAAGATGGATGCCTGTGTGAGCAGGGAGAATCTACGAACCTTGTTGTGTTCCGATTTTGCCCATCGCAGGGCTCCGGGAAACGGGAAAGCAGATGATATCCAAACCATCAAGGATACCGTGGCATTGTACCGGGAACTGAGGAGCAAGCTCTGTATGGCGCTGGGTATCATGCTTGCTCAGGACCAGCTACATGCGGTGATGGATTTCATGCAGGAGTTTGTAAGCAGGTACCAGAGAGAAAAACGTTCGAGCGGGATTCTTACCTTTGCCGATGTCTCTACCCTTGCGGTGACGATGCTTGCTGAAGACAAGACTTTGCGTTCTTTCTACAAGAAGAAGTTCCGCTACATCATGATTGATGAATTCCAGGATAATAATGCACAGCAGAAAGCAATGCTCTATCTACTTGCGGAACGACTCGACAGGGAAGGGGATGGCATCCCCCTGCCTGAGGAGTTGCAGAAGGATAAGCTGTTCTTTGTAGGGGATGAGAAACAGTCTATCTACCGCTTCAGGGGCAGTGATGTTCGGGTATTCAAACAGCTGAGCGGAGAGTTGGCTTCCATCGGAGGGGAGACCATCAGCTTGGGAAGGAACTACCGTAGTGAGCCAGACTTGATCAGGCTGTTCAATACGATGTTCTCCACCATCATGCAGAATGAGGGGGAGAGTTACGAGGCAGACTTCTCAACGCTGGGGTTCCGTGATGCATCCCCTGGTGTACAAAGCAGCTGTACGCTTCTGATCAAACCCTATCAGGAAAGTGGCGCTGATGATGAAGAGGAGGAAGCTTCTTCCGTTGAAGCTGAGGCCTATACCATTGCAAAACTGGTCAGGCAGATGCTTGAAAGTGATGAGTACCTGATACCATCAAAAGAGGGGCCAAGAAGGCCCAAGGCAAGCGAAATAGCACTCCTGCTTCGTACTACCAGTAACCAGCTGAGTTTTGAGAAGGCTTTCAGGAGATTTGATGTGCCTTATACGGTACAGGCAGCACGCTCCTTGATGCTGGAAGCACCAGCGAATGATCTGTATGCCATGTTGCAGCTCACGCTCTATCCTGAGGATAAGCAAGCGTATGCCACAGTCCTCCGTTCGCCGTTCTGTAATTTGAGCGATTGGGCTATTACCTATGTGGTGCAAGAACCACTTTTTTCCCTACTTCCCATACTCTCCGAGGACGACGCCGAGCGATTGGCATCTTGCGGGGCTTTCTACCAACGGTTGTACGAGGCGGTAGGCAGTGAATCATTGAGTACCCTTGCCCTGATGCTGTGGTATGAGAGTGGTTACTACCTCTCCTTGGTTTCCCACCCGCAGTACCAGGTATATGTCGAACATTTTGCCTTTTTCCATCGCCTGGCACAGATTCAGGAAGAACAGGGCAAGAGTGTCAGCCAATTTGTCGATTTCCTGAGACGGAATCTGGTTCAGAACGAAAAAATTGACCAACTTGAGGTGATAAAGGAACAGGAATCGGGACTTCAGATTATGTCGATCCATAAGTCAAAGGGACTGGAGTTTCCCATTGTGATTGTGGGAAATACTGCATCGAAGGGAAAAGGTGGAGGTGATTATCTCAGTACCTTCCTGGATATTCCACTTCCGCACTATCTCTCTTCCTCCTATCATGTCTCGGCCACGAAGAGAGAGACAGTTCGTCATGCTGGGACGCTCTTCTCTAGCAGTGAAGAGCAAGACATGGAGATTGCTGAGCTGAAACGGCTGTTGTATGTTGCCATGACCAGGGCGGAGACCCATCTCATACTCAGTGGAGCATTTTCCAAGAACAACAGGGGACTGAATCCTTCCAAGAAAGCTGACACATTGCTGCAGATGCTGGTTGGCAGTCTCTCCCTGGATATCGACCATCCTGTATATAATGAGGGTATCTTGAAAGTGCGGCCGATAGAGAGTATTCCTGAGCACTTTCTCTACAGTGGAGAGCGAGAAGATAGCTCAGCTGTTCTCGAAAGGTTACAAACTGCTGAGAGTTGGTATGATCAAGCCACCCCAGCCTACAAAGGGCAACCTATCCGTGTTGCCACTACGAAGCTTCATCCGCTTGTCCATGGGGGAGAAGGCGTTCAGTTGCCACGGTGTCCTAGTGATGAGATTCTTGATGGATATACCGAGGAGCAGGTAACCGGGTTTGGTACATTCGTCCATACGCTCTGTGAACAGATGGTGCTGGGTAATGAGGTAAAGGATCTCACCTCGCTTATGCCTGTATCCCTGGCAAAGGTAATGAAAGCACAGGAGTTAACCGTGCTCCAACAGGATGCTCTTGACTTGTGTAGAGGCTTCATGGGAAGCGAGTGGTATGAGAGAGAGGTGAAACCATATCCTGTCGAGTGTGAAGTAGGATTTTTCAGTGCCGTTGAGCAGGAAGGACGGACTATTGTGGCTGAAGGTTCGATTGATTTGTTGGTGAGGCAGAATGATACCTACCTCATAATAGATTTCAAGACCGATAGGTGGAGGGATGAAGATGTCCACCGTTTCCAGATAGCAACCTATATGCAAGCAACAAAAAGAATCCATCAACGCCCGGTACGGGGGTGCGTTGTCTATTTGCGTGACCCAGATAAGGTGTTGGTGTGGGAAGGAGAGAATCCATGA
- a CDS encoding L-rhamnose isomerase, with protein MSYYEEAKKIYAHYGVDTESVLDQLSDVPISVHCWQGDDVGGFERPDAELAGGGIQTTGNYPGKAKTVEQLRQDLEQVFSLVGGSHRLNLHASYGEFGSTFVDRDQIEEQHYQGWLDWGKKMGIPLDFNGTFFSHPMADDGYTLASKDERIRRFWIEHAKRCRKIAAWIGEQQGSPCILDTWVPDGAKNLTVDKFGYRAILKESLDEIFETDYPSEFMRDALETKLFGIGSEAFVVGSHEFYMNYAARNNKMLCIDMGHFHTEEDISDKLSAILLFDDEILLHVSRPMHWDSDHVVLFNDRIKMVAEELVRSGKLESSHIGLDFFDASINRIGAWVTGIRAMRKALLFAMLEPIDQLIEYEESGNGYATMALLEQQSVLPFGAIWDEYCRRTNTPMESELIELVGSYEREVLEERS; from the coding sequence ATGTCTTACTATGAGGAAGCCAAGAAAATATATGCACACTATGGTGTCGATACCGAATCTGTCCTTGATCAATTGTCTGACGTCCCCATCTCTGTCCATTGTTGGCAGGGCGATGATGTTGGCGGGTTCGAGCGTCCCGATGCTGAACTAGCTGGTGGAGGAATCCAAACCACAGGGAATTACCCCGGCAAGGCAAAGACTGTCGAACAGTTGCGTCAGGATCTTGAGCAGGTATTCTCCCTGGTTGGTGGAAGTCATAGGCTGAACCTGCATGCCAGCTATGGGGAGTTCGGTTCCACCTTTGTTGACCGGGACCAGATTGAGGAGCAGCACTATCAAGGTTGGCTTGATTGGGGCAAGAAGATGGGCATTCCTCTGGACTTCAATGGAACCTTTTTCAGCCATCCGATGGCTGATGATGGCTATACCTTGGCTAGCAAGGATGAGCGAATCCGCAGGTTCTGGATTGAGCACGCAAAACGGTGTAGGAAGATTGCTGCCTGGATTGGTGAACAACAGGGGAGTCCCTGTATCCTCGACACCTGGGTTCCCGATGGTGCAAAAAACCTCACCGTTGATAAGTTTGGGTATCGTGCCATTCTCAAGGAGAGCCTTGATGAGATTTTTGAGACCGATTATCCCAGCGAATTCATGCGGGATGCTCTGGAGACCAAGCTCTTTGGAATCGGAAGCGAAGCCTTCGTGGTTGGTTCCCATGAGTTCTACATGAACTATGCAGCACGAAACAACAAGATGCTCTGCATCGATATGGGCCATTTCCATACAGAGGAAGACATCTCAGATAAACTTTCAGCTATCCTTCTCTTCGACGATGAGATTCTCTTGCACGTCAGCCGCCCTATGCATTGGGATAGTGATCATGTGGTTTTGTTTAACGACAGGATCAAAATGGTTGCAGAGGAGTTGGTAAGAAGTGGAAAATTGGAATCCTCCCACATTGGTCTGGATTTCTTCGATGCATCCATCAATCGTATCGGGGCCTGGGTTACCGGCATCAGGGCAATGCGAAAAGCCTTGCTCTTTGCAATGCTTGAACCGATTGATCAACTTATTGAGTATGAAGAGTCCGGAAATGGCTATGCAACCATGGCGTTGCTTGAACAGCAGAGCGTTCTCCCTTTCGGTGCCATCTGGGATGAGTACTGCAGAAGAACCAACACTCCAATGGAGAGCGAACTCATTGAGTTGGTAGGTTCCTATGAGAGGGAAGTCCTGGAGGAACGTTCATGA
- a CDS encoding L-fucose isomerase has product MANTNGMQSVGPEKRYASSLPKIGIRPVIDGRQRGVRESLEDQTMNMAKAAAKLISENLFHGTGEPVECVIADGTIGRVRESADCAEKFAKEGVAVTLTVTPCWCYGTETFDMDPMTVKGVWGFNGTERPGAVYLAAVLAAHTQKGLPAFGIYGRDVQDNDDTSIPEDVAEKLLRFARAGIAVATMRGKSYLSIGGMSMGIAGSIVDQDFLQSYLGMRSEVVDMCEIERRIAEEIYDPEEYKKAIAWVKENCIQAEDVANPPEYQRSEEQLAKDWEYCTKMTMIGRDLMVGNKKLEKLGFKEEALGHNAICAGFQGQRQWTDHWPNGDFMETMLTTSFDWNGIREPYIMATENDHLNGISMLFCKLLTNRAAIFSDVRTYWSPAAIERVSGWKPEGLAKEGFIHLINSGATTLDAAGQMKNEKGESEMKPYWEITEEDVKKTLENTRFSVANGGYFRGGGYSSTFLSEGGMPLTMVRINTVKGVGPVLQLAEGWTCEVPENVFDVINKRTDQTWPTTWFVPRTNGKEGPFKDVYSVMANWGANHGALSYGHFGADIISLCAMLRIPVCMHNVEDDKIFRPSAWSMLGMDKEGADYRACSTFGPLYGKY; this is encoded by the coding sequence ATGGCAAATACAAATGGAATGCAATCGGTAGGGCCTGAGAAGCGCTATGCTTCTTCCCTTCCCAAGATTGGAATCCGACCGGTGATCGACGGCAGACAGCGAGGCGTTCGCGAGTCCTTGGAAGATCAGACCATGAACATGGCAAAGGCAGCAGCAAAGCTAATCAGCGAAAATCTGTTCCATGGAACCGGAGAGCCGGTTGAATGTGTCATTGCTGATGGCACCATCGGTCGCGTGAGAGAGAGTGCGGATTGTGCAGAGAAATTTGCCAAGGAAGGAGTAGCCGTTACCCTGACCGTAACTCCCTGCTGGTGTTATGGAACCGAAACATTTGACATGGATCCCATGACCGTCAAGGGTGTATGGGGTTTCAATGGGACTGAGCGTCCGGGCGCAGTATATCTTGCTGCAGTGCTAGCCGCTCACACCCAGAAAGGCCTCCCTGCCTTTGGTATCTATGGCCGTGATGTACAGGACAACGACGATACTTCCATCCCTGAGGATGTTGCGGAGAAGCTCCTCCGCTTTGCACGTGCAGGTATAGCAGTAGCAACCATGAGAGGAAAGAGCTATCTCTCCATCGGTGGCATGTCCATGGGTATCGCTGGATCAATCGTTGACCAGGATTTCTTGCAGTCCTACCTGGGAATGCGCAGTGAAGTGGTCGATATGTGCGAGATTGAACGCCGTATTGCTGAAGAAATCTATGATCCAGAAGAGTATAAGAAAGCAATTGCATGGGTGAAAGAAAACTGCATCCAGGCTGAAGATGTGGCCAATCCTCCTGAGTACCAGAGAAGTGAGGAGCAGCTTGCCAAGGATTGGGAGTACTGCACCAAGATGACTATGATCGGTCGTGACCTCATGGTTGGCAACAAGAAACTCGAGAAGCTCGGATTCAAAGAAGAGGCACTTGGGCATAATGCAATCTGTGCAGGCTTCCAGGGTCAGAGACAGTGGACCGACCATTGGCCGAATGGTGACTTCATGGAAACCATGCTTACCACCAGTTTCGATTGGAACGGCATCCGTGAACCGTATATCATGGCAACAGAGAATGACCACCTGAACGGTATCAGCATGCTTTTCTGCAAGTTGCTCACCAACCGTGCTGCAATCTTCAGTGATGTGCGAACCTACTGGAGTCCTGCTGCTATTGAGCGAGTTTCCGGGTGGAAGCCAGAGGGCTTGGCCAAGGAAGGTTTCATTCACTTGATCAACAGCGGTGCTACCACGCTTGATGCTGCTGGTCAGATGAAGAACGAGAAAGGCGAAAGCGAGATGAAACCTTATTGGGAGATTACAGAGGAAGATGTAAAGAAGACCCTCGAGAACACCCGCTTCAGCGTCGCCAACGGTGGTTACTTCCGCGGTGGTGGTTATAGCTCAACCTTCCTCAGTGAAGGTGGCATGCCGCTGACCATGGTGAGAATCAATACAGTCAAGGGCGTTGGGCCTGTACTGCAGCTTGCAGAAGGCTGGACCTGCGAGGTACCGGAAAATGTCTTTGATGTCATCAACAAGCGTACCGACCAGACTTGGCCAACCACCTGGTTCGTACCCAGAACCAATGGCAAGGAAGGTCCCTTCAAGGACGTTTACTCTGTCATGGCAAACTGGGGAGCTAACCACGGAGCACTGAGCTATGGACACTTTGGGGCTGATATCATCTCACTCTGTGCAATGCTCCGCATCCCTGTATGCATGCACAATGTTGAAGATGATAAGATCTTCCGTCCCAGTGCATGGTCAATGCTTGGCATGGACAAGGAAGGAGCTGACTATCGTGCCTGCTCCACCTTCGGACCACTGTACGGAAAGTACTAA
- the yiaK gene encoding 3-dehydro-L-gulonate 2-dehydrogenase: MMRISFETMCAQFERVLESRDMEKRDAELCARLIAETSLEGVYTHGANRFASLIKGIDEKRVDVYAHAQMSDSFGSLERWDGKRGVGNLNAYASMKRAIELAKEHTIGCVALKHTNHWMRPGTYGLMAAKEGCIALLWTNTMPLMSPWGGSDTKIGNNPLVLAIPAEEGPLLVDMAMSLFSYGKLETYMREKKELPVPGGWDERGEFTTNAESILQSKRSLPIGFWKGTSLALALDLIAATLSGGRTTRSIGSLDEEGEVSQVFLVFDISKFPDQEIMQNEIRATLDDLVSSTPLETEKPVRYPGQFREQTRKENLEKGIPVDEVVWNTILSL, encoded by the coding sequence ATGATGCGAATTTCATTTGAGACGATGTGTGCACAATTTGAACGCGTGCTTGAGAGCAGGGATATGGAAAAGAGGGATGCAGAACTCTGTGCTCGTCTGATAGCTGAAACCTCGCTTGAAGGGGTGTACACCCATGGGGCAAATCGATTTGCCTCCTTGATCAAGGGTATTGATGAGAAGCGCGTCGATGTGTACGCCCATGCCCAAATGAGCGATTCATTCGGGTCTCTTGAGCGATGGGATGGAAAGCGTGGTGTAGGGAACCTCAATGCCTATGCCTCCATGAAGCGAGCTATTGAACTGGCAAAAGAGCATACCATTGGTTGCGTTGCCTTGAAGCATACCAACCATTGGATGAGACCTGGTACCTATGGTTTGATGGCTGCCAAGGAAGGATGTATTGCGCTTCTCTGGACCAACACGATGCCACTGATGAGCCCATGGGGGGGATCTGATACCAAGATTGGGAACAATCCTCTGGTACTTGCCATTCCCGCTGAAGAGGGGCCGCTTCTTGTTGATATGGCCATGTCACTCTTCAGTTATGGCAAGTTGGAAACCTATATGAGGGAGAAGAAGGAACTACCTGTCCCTGGTGGGTGGGACGAGAGGGGAGAATTCACCACCAATGCTGAATCGATCCTGCAGAGCAAGCGCTCTCTTCCCATTGGTTTCTGGAAGGGAACCAGCTTGGCTCTTGCCCTTGATCTGATCGCAGCAACCCTCTCTGGGGGAAGGACCACCCGCTCGATCGGGTCCTTGGATGAGGAAGGGGAAGTTTCACAGGTCTTTCTGGTATTTGATATCTCCAAGTTCCCCGACCAGGAGATCATGCAGAACGAGATCCGGGCAACCCTTGATGACCTGGTGAGTTCAACACCTTTGGAGACAGAAAAACCGGTTCGTTATCCAGGTCAATTCAGGGAGCAAACGAGAAAGGAGAACCTAGAGAAGGGCATTCCTGTTGATGAGGTCGTTTGGAACACCATTCTCTCTCTCTGA
- the fucU gene encoding L-fucose mutarotase, which yields MLKTIPSILSPALLKILMEMGHGDEIVIGDGNFPAASMNDRVVRLDGHGADEVLKAILQLFPLDTYAENAFLMDTTPGDTVETPIWDIYEATCKNGDPAFKGFSGLERFAFYERSKKAYAIVATGETALYANIILKKGVVV from the coding sequence ATGTTGAAAACAATTCCCTCAATCCTTAGCCCTGCACTATTGAAGATTCTCATGGAAATGGGCCATGGCGATGAGATCGTGATCGGAGATGGAAATTTCCCTGCTGCATCCATGAATGACCGGGTGGTCCGCTTGGATGGCCATGGGGCAGATGAGGTGCTGAAAGCAATCTTACAGCTGTTCCCTCTTGATACCTATGCAGAGAACGCGTTCCTGATGGATACAACCCCTGGGGACACAGTCGAAACCCCTATCTGGGATATCTACGAGGCTACCTGTAAGAATGGTGATCCTGCATTCAAGGGTTTCAGCGGTCTTGAACGTTTTGCCTTCTATGAACGGAGTAAGAAAGCATATGCCATTGTTGCTACCGGAGAGACAGCACTGTATGCAAACATCATTCTGAAAAAGGGTGTAGTGGTTTAA
- a CDS encoding class II aldolase/adducin family protein → MSFASLIAHSKRYGSDPSYVLLGGGNTSYKEGDILYVKASGHALGTIDESGFVRMDLRKLENIWGKQYSSDDEEREDEVLKDMMDCRLEGETARPSVEALLHALLPFPYVIHLHPAMVNGLTCAQEGEKAVARLFPEALWIELVKPGFILADIVRSRMAEQKKETGTVSSLIFLQNHGIFAGGQSLEEIESLYTSVMGKISSQLVRKPDYSALSAESSRVEAVKKELGIFTKEPVLFSWNKEFAHYLQDEKHFQAVASSFTPDHIVYAGFKPLWVEEGQDVVSAFKQYEAEHGVIPKIVCIQNLGVFSLGEKPMPLFVDTVSIAVYTESFGGPRFMDDVMIDFIRNWEVEKYRSSVASK, encoded by the coding sequence ATGAGCTTTGCATCCCTGATTGCCCACTCCAAGCGGTATGGCTCTGATCCTTCTTACGTATTATTGGGAGGTGGAAACACCTCCTATAAAGAGGGGGATATTCTCTATGTGAAGGCTAGTGGCCATGCCTTGGGAACCATTGATGAATCGGGTTTTGTCCGGATGGACCTTAGAAAGCTTGAGAACATCTGGGGAAAACAGTACAGCAGTGATGACGAGGAGAGAGAGGATGAAGTCCTCAAGGATATGATGGATTGTCGCCTTGAGGGAGAGACAGCTCGGCCTTCTGTTGAAGCCTTGCTCCATGCATTGCTCCCCTTTCCCTATGTCATCCATCTTCACCCTGCCATGGTGAATGGTCTTACCTGTGCACAAGAGGGAGAGAAGGCTGTTGCCAGGCTTTTCCCTGAAGCACTCTGGATTGAATTGGTGAAGCCTGGATTCATTCTTGCAGATATTGTCCGCTCCAGGATGGCCGAGCAAAAAAAGGAAACAGGGACCGTCAGCTCCCTGATTTTCCTGCAGAACCATGGTATTTTTGCCGGTGGGCAAAGTCTGGAGGAGATTGAAAGCCTCTACACCTCCGTGATGGGTAAAATTTCCTCCCAGTTGGTGAGAAAGCCTGATTATTCTGCCCTGTCGGCCGAATCTTCTCGTGTTGAAGCAGTAAAGAAAGAGCTTGGAATCTTCACAAAAGAACCAGTTCTTTTCTCTTGGAATAAGGAATTTGCCCACTACCTGCAGGATGAGAAACATTTTCAGGCAGTTGCTTCCTCCTTTACCCCTGACCATATTGTCTATGCCGGGTTCAAGCCACTCTGGGTTGAAGAGGGGCAGGATGTAGTTTCTGCATTCAAACAGTATGAGGCCGAACACGGAGTGATCCCAAAGATTGTCTGCATACAGAACCTAGGGGTATTCTCCCTGGGAGAGAAGCCGATGCCACTCTTTGTGGATACTGTATCAATTGCAGTATATACCGAGAGTTTTGGAGGACCCCGTTTCATGGATGATGTTATGATTGACTTCATCAGAAACTGGGAAGTGGAGAAATATCGGTCTTCGGTTGCATCGAAGTAG